A genomic segment from Opitutales bacterium encodes:
- a CDS encoding gamma carbonic anhydrase family protein → MDLRTRLDRFLNRNPDIAADAFVHPDATVIGDVKLASKSSVWPRAVLRGDIERIVVGEGSNIQDGSVVHLADDLGVYIGDYVTVGHLAMIHACSIEDECLIGMHATILDGAVVGARSIIGAGAVVTQGIRIPPGSMVLGTPGRVVRELSIDEQMSLRGWAEKYVVVSRVHREKLEAASKTIR, encoded by the coding sequence ATGGATTTACGCACTCGTTTAGACAGGTTTCTGAATCGTAACCCGGATATCGCTGCAGATGCCTTTGTCCATCCCGATGCCACAGTTATTGGAGATGTAAAGCTCGCTTCAAAATCATCTGTGTGGCCCAGAGCTGTGCTGCGAGGTGACATAGAACGCATTGTTGTGGGTGAGGGCTCCAATATCCAAGACGGTAGTGTGGTGCACCTCGCTGATGACCTGGGTGTTTACATTGGCGACTATGTGACCGTGGGGCATCTGGCCATGATCCACGCCTGTTCGATCGAGGACGAATGTCTGATCGGAATGCATGCAACCATTCTCGACGGTGCCGTCGTCGGCGCACGTTCGATTATCGGCGCAGGTGCAGTGGTCACACAGGGGATACGTATACCCCCGGGATCAATGGTTTTGGGGACCCCAGGTAGGGTAGTGCGTGAGCTAAGTATAGACGAGCAAATGAGTCTACGTGGGTGGGCCGAGAAATACGTCGTGGTTTCTCGTGTGCATCGTGAAAAGCTTGAAGCTGCGTCGAAGACTATCCGCTAG
- a CDS encoding pyridoxal phosphate-dependent aminotransferase, protein MSITDKLSTWVKNVAPSPTLAVDAKAKALKAKGVDVCGFGAGEPDFDTPDFIKEAAIQALKDGETKYSLVPGIAPLRQALAEKYTNENDLTGVKPTQFVVSPGGKYSCTLAIRAVCDPGDEVIILGPYWVSYPEMVKQSGGIPRIVSSTMDDGFKVSLERIKASITDKTKMVVLNSPSNPTGAIYEKSEIQAIAELCASKGIFLMSDEIYEYLLYDGATHFSPASMDPEISDWVITVGGFSKTFSMTGWRLGTLLASEPVAKAVSNLQSQTTSGATTFAQYGALAALENRAAARAAIADMLIHFDRRRLMLVDGLNAIDGIRCFRSQGAFYVFPDISGTGLSSDVFSERILEEHQVALASGTGFGAEGYLRLSYATSDAVIQTGLEKIKSFVGSL, encoded by the coding sequence ATGAGTATTACTGACAAGCTGTCTACTTGGGTGAAAAACGTGGCTCCGTCGCCGACCTTAGCCGTCGATGCAAAAGCCAAGGCGCTCAAAGCTAAGGGGGTAGATGTATGCGGGTTTGGAGCGGGTGAACCCGATTTTGATACACCGGACTTCATTAAAGAGGCGGCGATCCAGGCACTAAAAGATGGCGAAACTAAATATTCGCTTGTTCCTGGTATCGCCCCTCTTAGACAAGCCTTGGCGGAGAAGTATACTAACGAGAATGACCTGACAGGTGTAAAGCCTACTCAGTTTGTGGTCAGCCCAGGTGGGAAATATTCATGTACTCTGGCGATTCGAGCTGTCTGCGATCCTGGGGATGAGGTGATCATTCTTGGTCCATACTGGGTAAGTTACCCCGAGATGGTGAAACAATCGGGAGGCATTCCACGGATTGTCAGTTCAACGATGGATGATGGGTTCAAGGTAAGCCTTGAGCGTATAAAGGCTTCGATCACAGATAAGACCAAGATGGTCGTGCTGAATAGTCCCTCAAACCCAACAGGCGCGATCTACGAGAAGTCTGAGATCCAAGCCATTGCCGAGCTCTGCGCAAGTAAAGGTATTTTCCTAATGTCGGACGAGATTTATGAATACCTTCTCTACGATGGTGCCACGCATTTCAGTCCGGCGTCCATGGACCCGGAGATTTCAGATTGGGTCATCACTGTCGGAGGATTTAGTAAGACTTTTTCTATGACTGGTTGGCGCCTCGGAACACTGCTCGCCTCGGAGCCTGTAGCGAAAGCGGTTTCGAATCTGCAGAGCCAAACCACCTCTGGAGCAACGACATTTGCCCAGTATGGTGCTCTTGCCGCTCTGGAGAATCGTGCCGCGGCCCGCGCTGCGATAGCCGACATGCTGATCCACTTTGATCGCCGTCGACTGATGTTGGTTGATGGGCTCAATGCTATTGACGGTATTCGCTGCTTCCGATCGCAAGGTGCGTTCTATGTCTTTCCTGATATCTCTGGGACTGGATTAAGTTCTGATGTATTCTCTGAGCGCATCTTAGAAGAACATCAGGTTGCCCTGGCATCTGGAACTGGCTTCGGTGCCGAAGGGTATCTCCGCTTGAGTTATGCTACTTCTGATGCAGTCATTCAGACTGGTTTAGAGAAGATTAAATCGTTTGTCGGATCCCTCTAG
- a CDS encoding LacI family DNA-binding transcriptional regulator produces the protein MKDLAEKLGVSRSAVSLAIRNDPRISQDLRDRVNALAKEVGYERDPALGILATHRKAVPVKRPWSCLAFVTESRPVSKREKAFKKRLDEIDKTAQTLGYNVDRFYLSDYSNLDHLWQVIISRGIPGVIFGQLSPGHSWEKISWDHFSAVQLNWGYDRLPMHMVASDAYNYGELFVGKLVTAGARRIGFATFVPKNHPYPEYVMPLGERLTVAGLRESVISENRFREKDKIEFVETCAIHNGFDGQEKFISWIKQNRIDGVVGLNDVFYMMLKDAGIRMPDEVQLALINTNHIDPENGIAGLVNGQARVAKRAVEFLDELIRLRVRGVPEERVTVAVSRRFVEGATLRKTR, from the coding sequence ATGAAAGATTTGGCAGAAAAGCTCGGTGTGAGCCGCTCTGCTGTCTCCCTCGCAATTCGGAATGATCCGCGCATCTCGCAAGATCTCAGGGATCGAGTAAATGCGTTAGCTAAAGAAGTAGGTTATGAGCGTGACCCGGCATTAGGCATCTTGGCGACTCATAGAAAAGCGGTACCTGTGAAACGCCCTTGGTCCTGTTTGGCCTTTGTTACAGAGTCACGGCCGGTATCTAAACGGGAAAAAGCTTTTAAGAAACGATTGGATGAAATCGACAAAACAGCGCAAACACTTGGTTATAATGTCGACCGTTTTTATCTCTCTGACTACTCCAATCTAGATCACTTATGGCAGGTGATTATAAGTCGGGGAATCCCTGGAGTGATTTTTGGCCAATTAAGCCCTGGTCACTCATGGGAAAAGATATCTTGGGATCATTTTTCTGCGGTTCAATTGAATTGGGGTTATGACCGGTTACCCATGCATATGGTCGCCTCAGATGCTTACAATTACGGTGAGCTGTTTGTAGGCAAGTTGGTTACAGCTGGAGCGCGACGGATTGGTTTTGCGACTTTTGTCCCGAAAAATCACCCCTATCCGGAATACGTTATGCCTCTTGGCGAGCGCCTGACGGTGGCCGGACTGCGCGAAAGCGTCATCTCTGAAAACAGGTTCCGAGAAAAGGATAAAATAGAGTTCGTAGAGACATGTGCCATACACAACGGATTCGACGGACAGGAAAAGTTTATTTCATGGATCAAGCAGAATCGCATAGATGGAGTGGTTGGTCTCAATGATGTGTTTTACATGATGCTCAAGGATGCGGGTATCCGTATGCCTGATGAGGTGCAATTGGCATTGATAAACACGAACCACATCGACCCTGAAAATGGAATTGCCGGGCTTGTAAATGGTCAGGCGAGAGTGGCTAAACGAGCGGTTGAGTTCCTCGATGAGCTAATTAGACTCCGGGTCCGTGGCGTTCCTGAGGAGCGGGTGACCGTGGCTGTCTCGCGTCGCTTCGTTGAGGGTGCTACTCTCCGAAAAACTCGCTAG
- a CDS encoding HNH endonuclease, protein MEGVDNHRVLVLNRVWQAVNIVGAKRAFSLLLQGHAQAVFSDEGQFEMMGGEEWIAFSLKNPPKTGQPIMRTVRLTLRVPSVLILRDYDRLPAQEVKFHRRAIFERDGYQCQYCGVQGREEELNLDHVIPRDYGGRTSWENIVTSCISCNSRKANRLPHEAKMKLIRKPERPRWRPFVSTLKPHQIEDAWRPFLTKGA, encoded by the coding sequence ATGGAAGGCGTAGATAACCACCGGGTATTGGTTTTAAACCGCGTTTGGCAAGCAGTGAATATCGTTGGTGCCAAACGAGCCTTCTCGCTCCTTCTTCAAGGACACGCGCAGGCGGTTTTTTCCGACGAGGGGCAATTCGAGATGATGGGGGGTGAAGAGTGGATAGCGTTTTCTTTGAAAAATCCCCCGAAAACCGGCCAGCCAATAATGCGGACGGTACGACTTACTCTGCGTGTTCCAAGTGTGCTAATATTACGCGATTATGATCGATTGCCGGCACAGGAGGTGAAATTTCATCGACGAGCCATCTTCGAACGAGACGGGTATCAGTGCCAATACTGCGGGGTCCAGGGGCGTGAAGAGGAATTGAATTTGGACCATGTAATTCCGCGAGACTATGGTGGCCGAACTAGTTGGGAGAACATCGTCACCTCTTGTATTTCGTGCAACAGTCGCAAGGCAAATCGACTCCCACATGAGGCTAAGATGAAATTGATTCGGAAGCCGGAGCGCCCACGCTGGCGCCCGTTTGTAAGTACACTCAAACCCCACCAAATCGAAGATGCTTGGCGTCCGTTCCTGACGAAGGGCGCATAA
- a CDS encoding NAD(P)H-dependent oxidoreductase, with protein sequence MQHIAIFATSLNEFSNSQMLARLFADHLESMDKSYEILDMREHPIPFSGPEESWDHPEGIKIKEAVERASHIVFSTPIYNYTVNAVTKSIIELVGRSFEDKIVAFMAAAGGHNSYMSLMSLANSLMLDFRTVIVPRFLYTTYDSWIKNDTLKPEFQERLEKLYQDMSKIQILSE encoded by the coding sequence ATGCAACATATCGCGATCTTTGCTACGAGCCTTAATGAATTCTCCAATTCGCAGATGCTCGCGCGTTTGTTCGCTGATCACCTGGAAAGTATGGATAAATCCTACGAAATTCTCGATATGCGCGAGCATCCAATTCCGTTTTCAGGGCCTGAAGAGAGTTGGGACCATCCTGAGGGGATTAAGATAAAGGAGGCTGTCGAGCGCGCGTCACATATCGTTTTTTCAACTCCCATTTATAATTATACAGTGAACGCGGTTACCAAATCGATCATCGAGCTGGTTGGGCGGTCTTTTGAGGACAAGATAGTCGCCTTTATGGCGGCTGCGGGCGGGCACAACAGCTATATGTCGTTAATGTCTCTCGCCAATTCTTTGATGCTTGATTTCCGCACCGTGATTGTGCCGCGGTTTCTCTATACCACCTACGATTCTTGGATAAAAAATGATACTCTGAAGCCAGAGTTCCAAGAACGCCTAGAGAAGCTATATCAGGATATGTCGAAGATTCAGATCCTATCGGAATAA
- a CDS encoding inositol monophosphatase gives MSEFERAAQALHALGLVVRDCLRSEKRKPSNKRTAIAKVEASDIIYQIDTVSEAVILEWFSREWTDLPPVRLVMEGAESEGQLIYPTMDQSPEWICLIDPIDGTRGIMYDKRSAWFIAGIAPIAKNKEPSTEDIVVSVLVELPTSKAGYADSFYAIKGCGLDGVFGERIQLFTGEKGPLKPSPYQGTDITHGFFSFAKFFPEGRLTLTRLEIELIDSIHGLTESGSPVIFDDQYMSTGGQFYEILMGHDRAIIDARREVYMAEGLDNILTCHPYDIGAWLILEESGCIIERPDGGPLDFRVNTTEAVSWAAYANPQLAFHIRPVLKQLLKKLRKASS, from the coding sequence TTGTCTGAATTCGAAAGAGCTGCTCAAGCCCTCCACGCCCTCGGTCTCGTCGTCCGTGATTGCCTGCGCTCTGAAAAAAGAAAACCTAGTAACAAGCGGACAGCTATCGCCAAGGTTGAGGCATCAGATATTATATACCAGATCGATACGGTAAGTGAGGCCGTGATCTTAGAATGGTTCTCTCGAGAATGGACCGATCTCCCCCCAGTGCGCCTAGTCATGGAAGGCGCCGAGTCTGAAGGTCAATTGATTTACCCGACCATGGATCAATCGCCTGAATGGATTTGCCTTATCGATCCCATAGACGGCACCCGCGGAATCATGTATGATAAACGTTCGGCATGGTTTATTGCCGGCATCGCACCTATTGCTAAGAACAAGGAACCCAGCACCGAAGATATCGTGGTATCGGTCCTGGTAGAACTCCCTACCAGCAAAGCGGGCTACGCGGATTCATTTTATGCGATAAAGGGCTGCGGACTCGATGGTGTCTTTGGCGAGCGCATTCAGCTCTTCACGGGAGAAAAGGGCCCACTGAAACCCTCACCCTATCAAGGCACTGACATCACTCATGGCTTTTTCTCGTTCGCAAAATTTTTCCCCGAAGGTCGCCTCACACTCACGCGGCTTGAAATCGAGCTTATTGATTCGATCCATGGTCTTACTGAATCGGGTAGCCCCGTGATTTTTGACGATCAATATATGAGCACAGGTGGCCAGTTTTATGAAATCTTGATGGGACATGATCGAGCGATCATCGATGCACGCCGCGAGGTATACATGGCTGAGGGCCTCGATAACATCCTCACCTGCCATCCTTATGATATTGGGGCATGGCTCATTCTTGAGGAATCCGGATGCATCATTGAACGACCCGACGGTGGCCCATTAGACTTTCGAGTAAATACCACAGAAGCTGTTTCTTGGGCAGCCTATGCAAACCCTCAGCTAGCCTTCCATATCCGCCCCGTACTTAAACAGTTACTAAAAAAACTAAGAAAAGCATCGTCATGA